Proteins encoded by one window of Salvia splendens isolate huo1 chromosome 7, SspV2, whole genome shotgun sequence:
- the LOC121810636 gene encoding uncharacterized protein LOC121810636: MKMGKTENVTGVIQPSDLPPKKADPGAFTLPISIRDVLMEQAMCDLGASINVMPYSMYEKLGEAKLVETDMEIQLADGSCSYPEGILENEIVKVNKFVYLADFFVIKMTEPGAEESVGIRLGRPFLSTTSAVIDVRHGTMNLEFNGERLTVDINEASRKPRDSGSIQSVDTARPLEQTSLSHPFIPLIMKSLRGKQLTGSKQR; this comes from the coding sequence ATGAAGATGGGCAAAACAGAAAATGTGACTGGAGTGATCCAACCTAGTGACCTTCCACCCAAGAAAGCTGACCCAGGGGCGTTTACGCTTCCAATCTCCATCAGAGAcgttctaatggagcaagcAATGTGCGACCTGGGTGCTTCCATCAATGTTATGCCATATTCTATGTATGAAAAGCTGGGGGAAGCAAAGCTAGTCGAAACCGATATGGagatacagctagcagacgggtcttgcagTTACCCCGAGGGAATTCTAGAGAATGAAATCGTCAAAGTGAACAAATTTGTGTACCTCGCTGACTTCTTTGTCATAAAGATGACGGAgccaggagcggaggagtcCGTTGGAATTCGCTTGGGAAGACCTTTCCTATCTACCACCAGCGCAGTCATTGATGTCCGCCATGGTACGATGAATCTAGAGTTTAATGGAGAACGACTTACAGTTGACATTAATGAAGCTTCAAGGAAGCCACGGGACAGCGGGAGCATACAATCGGTAGATACCGCCAGGCCTTTGGAACAAACTTCATTAAGCCATCCTTTTATTCCACTGATAATGAAAAGCTTAAGGGGGAAGCAACTGACTGGTTCGAAGCAACGATGA
- the LOC121810638 gene encoding uncharacterized protein LOC121810638, translating to MSNLAYKCLMEINKLIGSNFTDCFHCLRLVLRHDKVEYVLDKPIDVIPDKESLEFATFDVKAHQKHIDNASDAQCVMLSSMSLELQGQHEHMLPYEMLKHLESFYASQAQTMEYEILRDLFKCKLHDASKVSEHVLKMIGLIERLASIGTVLLANVSTNLILPSLPTSFENFIVNFNMNNTKIGRPELHNRLKTYESSTAKVKSELMGLSDCRKMRSGEVDLRVGNGARVAAERVGTY from the exons ATGTCAAACTTGGCTTACAAATGTTTGATGGAAATAAACAAGTTGAttgggtcaaatttcacggacTGTTTCCATTGTTTGCGCTTGGTGCTAAGACATGACAAGGTTGAGTATGTCTTAGACAAACCAATCGATGTCATCCCCGATAAGGAATCTCTTGAGTTTGCTACGTTTGACGTTAAAGCTCATCAGAAACACATTGATAATGCTTCTGATGCTCAGTGTGTCATGTTGTCATCTATGAGTTTGGAACTGCAAGGACAACATGAACACATGTTACCATATGAAATGCTTAAGCACTTGGAGAGTTTTTATGCTTCACAAGCTCAAACTATGGAGTATGAGATACTTCGCGATCTCTTCAAGTGCAAGCTTCATGATGCAAGCAAGGTTTCTGAGCATGtactgaaaatgattggtttGATTGAGAGGTTAGCATCGATTGGAACGGTGCTCCTCGCAAATGTCTCAACAAATCTAATTTTGCCGTCTCTTCCTACTAGTTTTGAGAATTTCATTGTGAATTTCAACATGAACAACACGAAGATTGGGCGGCCAGAGCTGCACAATAGGCTTAAGACTTATGAGTCTTCCACTGCTAAGGTAAAATCTGAGCTCATG gGTCTAAGTGACTGCAGGAAAATGAGATCTGGGGAAGTTGATTTgcgtgttggaaatggagcaagaGTTGCTGCTGAACGCGTGGGAACTTATTAG